The Chloroflexota bacterium genome includes the window CGCCCCCCGGTCGTCACGTACACGATGTCGAAGACCTTCAGGACGGCGACCGCGATGGTGGTGGCGACCACGATGATCGAACCCCGGATCATGGGCACGATCACCCGGAAGAAGATCCGTGACTCGCCGGCGCCGTCGCAGCGGGCCGCCTCGATGACCTCACTGGGAATGCCCTTGATGGCAGCCGACAGGACGACCATGGCGAAGCCGGTCTGCAGCCAGACCATGATCAGGATGAGCAGGAAGGTGTTGACCCCCGGTGTCTGGAGCCACGGAACCGGCTCGTTGCCGAGGGCGGTCCAACCGGCGTTGAGCAGGCCGATCTGCGCCTCCTGGGGTGGCTGCCAGGCGTACACGAATCGCCAGATGACGGCCGCTCCGGCCATCGAGATGGCCAGCGGCAGGAAGATGAAGGTCTTGGCCAGCGCCTCGGCTCTGACCCGATCCACGAGGCTGGCGATGACGAGGCCGATGATGACGCTGCCCCCCGTGACGAGGACCAGCCACAGCGCGTTGTTGCGGAGCGCGATGAGCATGTCCGCGTCGGTGAAGACGAACCCGAAGTTTGCGATGAAGCCGTCCCCCTCGGTGAAGCTGGTGATGATCGTGGTGATCGATGGAAAGACGAGGAAGACCCCCACCAGCAACAACGCCGGACCGATGAAAACCCACGGGACCAGGCGGGACAGCCATCTCGGCCCCAGCAGCTCGAGCACCGAGTGGGCGCCGATGTAGATCAGCCAGATGCCGCCAACCCCGATCGCGAGGCCGACCACGGCGATGATCGCCTTGGACAGGATCGGGTCCAGCCCTTCCTGGGCCAGCGCCTCCGCCTGGCCGGTGAGGCCGAGGGCGTTGTAGAGCCCGATCAGCGCGTTCTGCGGCCCGTCGGGGTCCGCCAGGAATCCCAGGCTCAAGACCATGACCGCCACCGCCAGGACGGCGCCCACAGGTGCAGCCAGGCGCGCCGCGAGTCCGCGCCAGTCGGTGGGTCGCTCGATTGGGACGGCTGGACTGGTCATCGGTTCTAGTCAGAAAAATACAGATGGGGGCGTGCCAGGTGGCACGCCCCCATCATCGGTCAACTTATGGCCAGCTGGCCTCGATTTCGGCAAAGACGTCCTCGGTGTTGGCCCCATCGGCCGCCACCCAGTCGACCATGCCATCCCAGAAGCTGCGCTGCCCGACTTCGGCGGGCATGAGGTCCGAGGCATCGAACTTCAGGACCGTCGCAGTGCGCAGGATCTCGGCCAGGCCAGAGGCCGGGTACACGCTGTACCACTCCTCCGGCACGGCAAGGTTCGGGGAGACGAAGGAACCCGTGGCAATCCATGACTCGGCCGCCTCAGGCGTGGCCAGGAACTCGATCACCGCGCGGACTTCGTCGCGGTCGTTGAACATCATGAACATGTCGCCGGCGCCCAGGACCGGGCTTCCAAATTCGGGATCGATGGGCGGGAAGTAGAAGAACGACGAGTCGACGCCCGGCTCATTCTCCACGACTGCCGGTTCGGTCTCGGTCGCGGCGACATACCCCGGCCAGAATGTGTAGATCCAGGATGCCTGCTTGTGGAAGAAGCAGTCCGGTCCGCCCTCGGCGAACATC containing:
- a CDS encoding sugar ABC transporter permease, which encodes MTSPAVPIERPTDWRGLAARLAAPVGAVLAVAVMVLSLGFLADPDGPQNALIGLYNALGLTGQAEALAQEGLDPILSKAIIAVVGLAIGVGGIWLIYIGAHSVLELLGPRWLSRLVPWVFIGPALLLVGVFLVFPSITTIITSFTEGDGFIANFGFVFTDADMLIALRNNALWLVLVTGGSVIIGLVIASLVDRVRAEALAKTFIFLPLAISMAGAAVIWRFVYAWQPPQEAQIGLLNAGWTALGNEPVPWLQTPGVNTFLLILIMVWLQTGFAMVVLSAAIKGIPSEVIEAARCDGAGESRIFFRVIVPMIRGSIIVVATTIAVAVLKVFDIVYVTTGGRFETEVVANRMFNEMFLFRDLGRASALAVILFLAVIPIMIINIRNLRRQGIGA